In a single window of the Prochlorococcus marinus str. AS9601 genome:
- the psbA gene encoding photosystem II q(b) protein, protein MTTIQQQRSSLLKGWPQFCEWVTSTNNRIYVGWFGVLMIPCLLTAAACFIVAFIAAPPVDIDGIREPVAGSFLYGNNIISGAVVPSSNAIGLHFYPIWEAATVDEWLYNGGPYQLVIFHFLIGISAYMGRQWELSYRLGMRPWICVAYSAPVSAAFAVFLVYPFGQGSFSDGMPLGISGTFNFMFVFQAEHNILMHPFHMAGVAGMFGGSLFSAMHGSLVTSSLIRETTETESQNYGYKFGQEEETYNIVAAHGYFGRLIFQYASFNNSRSLHFFLAVFPVVCVWLTSMGICTMAFNLNGFNFNQSVVDANGKIVPTWGDVLNRANLGMEVMHERNAHNFPLDLAAAESTTVALSAPAIG, encoded by the coding sequence TTCGGCGTCTTAATGATTCCATGCCTTCTTACAGCAGCGGCTTGCTTCATCGTTGCATTCATCGCAGCACCACCAGTAGACATCGACGGAATTAGAGAGCCAGTTGCTGGTTCATTCCTATATGGAAACAACATCATCTCAGGTGCAGTTGTTCCTTCATCTAACGCTATTGGTCTACACTTCTACCCAATTTGGGAAGCAGCTACTGTAGATGAGTGGTTATACAACGGTGGTCCTTACCAGCTTGTAATTTTCCACTTCCTAATTGGTATCTCAGCATACATGGGAAGACAGTGGGAGCTTTCATACCGTTTAGGTATGCGTCCTTGGATCTGTGTTGCATACTCTGCACCAGTTTCAGCAGCTTTCGCAGTATTTCTTGTATACCCATTCGGTCAAGGTTCATTCTCTGACGGAATGCCTTTAGGTATCTCTGGAACATTCAACTTCATGTTTGTTTTCCAGGCAGAGCACAACATTCTTATGCACCCATTCCACATGGCTGGTGTTGCTGGTATGTTCGGAGGATCTTTATTCTCAGCTATGCACGGTTCACTTGTTACTTCATCTCTAATCAGAGAAACAACTGAGACAGAGTCTCAGAACTATGGTTACAAGTTCGGACAAGAAGAAGAAACATATAACATCGTTGCAGCTCATGGCTACTTCGGTCGTTTGATCTTCCAATATGCTTCATTCAACAACAGCAGAAGTCTTCACTTCTTCCTAGCTGTATTCCCAGTTGTTTGTGTATGGTTAACTTCAATGGGTATCTGCACAATGGCATTCAACCTTAACGGTTTCAACTTCAACCAGTCAGTTGTTGATGCAAACGGTAAGATTGTTCCTACATGGGGTGACGTTCTTAACAGAGCAAACCTAGGTATGGAAGTAATGCACGAGCGTAACGCTCACAACTTCCCACTTGATCTAGCAGCAGCTGAGTCTACAACAGTAGCTCTTTCAGCTCCAGCTATCGGTTAA
- the aroC gene encoding chorismate synthase has translation MSSSFGKIFRVSTFGESHGGAVGVILDGCPPKLKVDINLIQNELDRRRPGQSDITTPRNEEDKIEILSGIKEGFTLGTPIAMLVRNKDQRPGDYDNLEQVFRPSHADGTYHLKYGIQASSGGGRASARETIGRVAAGAVAKQLLKTFCNTEILSWVKRIHDIESDINKEKISLKQIDSNIVRCPDEKVSTEMIERIKELKRQGDSCGGVIECLVRNVPSGLGMPVFDKLEADLAKALMSLPATKGFEIGSGFSGTYLKGSEHNDAFIKSDDISKLRTTSNNSGGIQGGISNGENIEMKIAFKPTATIGKEQKTVNAEGKEVLMKAKGRHDPCVLPRAVPMVDAMVALVLADHLLLNHAQCDLINK, from the coding sequence ATGAGTAGTAGTTTTGGAAAAATTTTTCGTGTTAGTACTTTTGGAGAATCACATGGTGGTGCAGTAGGAGTTATCCTTGATGGATGTCCCCCTAAGTTAAAAGTAGATATAAATCTGATACAAAATGAATTAGATAGGCGAAGGCCTGGCCAAAGTGACATTACAACGCCCAGAAATGAAGAAGATAAAATTGAAATATTAAGTGGGATAAAGGAAGGGTTCACACTTGGAACTCCAATAGCGATGTTGGTAAGAAACAAGGATCAAAGACCAGGAGACTATGATAATTTGGAACAAGTATTTAGGCCTTCTCATGCAGATGGTACATATCATCTGAAATATGGAATTCAGGCAAGTTCTGGCGGTGGAAGAGCCTCTGCTAGAGAAACAATTGGGAGAGTAGCTGCTGGTGCTGTAGCAAAACAATTATTAAAAACCTTCTGTAACACTGAAATACTATCTTGGGTAAAGCGTATACATGATATTGAGTCTGATATAAATAAAGAGAAGATTTCTCTCAAACAAATAGATTCTAATATTGTTAGATGTCCAGATGAAAAGGTATCAACAGAAATGATCGAGAGAATTAAGGAATTAAAGCGTCAAGGAGACTCTTGCGGCGGTGTTATTGAATGTCTAGTAAGGAATGTTCCCTCGGGTCTTGGAATGCCAGTTTTTGATAAATTAGAAGCTGATTTAGCAAAGGCTTTGATGTCTTTGCCTGCCACGAAAGGCTTTGAAATAGGTTCAGGTTTCTCTGGAACTTATTTAAAAGGAAGCGAACATAATGATGCATTCATCAAGTCTGATGATATTAGTAAGTTAAGAACAACATCAAACAATTCAGGAGGTATACAGGGCGGAATAAGTAATGGTGAAAATATCGAGATGAAGATAGCTTTTAAACCTACAGCAACCATCGGGAAAGAACAGAAAACAGTAAATGCTGAAGGTAAAGAAGTACTTATGAAAGCAAAAGGGAGGCACGATCCATGCGTTCTACCAAGAGCAGTTCCCATGGTTGATGCTATGGTAGCTCTAGTACTTGCTGATCATTTGCTTCTAAATCATGCTCAATGTGACTTAATAAATAAGTAG
- a CDS encoding bifunctional 4-hydroxy-2-oxoglutarate aldolase/2-dehydro-3-deoxy-phosphogluconate aldolase: MNNKEDSFSEFLKTESFFLLIKPEDNIYSNTSIRNSFFEELEYLVKLGLKNIEISWSNNENWFDFVSDIKIKYPRINLGSASIVNKQSIEDSLKIGLNFSMMKFWDKDLFNYAQSKSYLLIPGINNLKDLKEAIDLNCKIIKIYPINSKDSSIDILNYTNIDFIAAGGLSINDLKTYKSLGYKAVVIGDKAIKNKKFDPKIFEWLKNN, from the coding sequence ATGAATAATAAAGAAGATTCTTTTTCGGAGTTCCTGAAAACTGAGTCTTTTTTTTTACTTATAAAACCTGAAGATAATATTTACTCAAATACCTCTATAAGAAATTCATTTTTTGAAGAATTAGAATACTTAGTAAAATTAGGATTAAAGAATATTGAAATAAGTTGGTCTAACAACGAAAATTGGTTCGATTTTGTATCCGATATTAAAATTAAATATCCAAGAATTAATTTAGGCTCCGCCTCCATAGTTAATAAGCAATCAATAGAAGATTCTTTAAAAATTGGATTAAATTTTTCGATGATGAAATTTTGGGATAAAGATCTTTTCAATTATGCGCAGTCAAAAAGTTATTTATTAATTCCTGGAATTAATAATTTAAAAGATCTTAAGGAAGCGATAGATTTAAATTGCAAAATTATCAAAATTTACCCAATAAACAGTAAAGATAGTTCGATAGATATACTCAACTATACAAATATTGATTTCATTGCTGCTGGAGGACTATCAATCAATGATTTAAAAACTTATAAATCTTTAGGGTATAAAGCAGTCGTAATTGGAGATAAAGCTATCAAAAATAAAAAATTTGATCCAAAAATATTTGAATGGCTCAAAAATAATTAA
- the ftsH gene encoding ATP-dependent zinc metalloprotease FtsH, which translates to MNKRWRNVGLYVLAVITVIFIGTSVFDKPNTESSTKTLRYSDFIEAVQDKEISRVLISPDNATAQVVENDGSRSEVNLAPDKDLLKILTENNVDIAVTPTKLANPWQQAISSLIFPVLLIGGLFFLFRRSQSGNAGGGNPAMSFGKSKARLQMEPSTQVTFSDVAGVEGAKLELTEVVDFLKSPDRFTAVGAKIPKGVLLVGPPGTGKTLLAKAVAGEAGVPFFSISGSEFVEMFVGVGASRVRDLFEQAKKNAPCIVFIDEIDAVGRQRGAGMGGGNDEREQTLNQLLTEMDGFEGNSGIIIVAATNRPDVLDSALMRPGRFDRQVTVDRPDYAGRLQILNVHAKDKTLSKDVDLDKVARRTPGFTGADLANLLNEAAILAARKDLDKVSNDEVGDAIERVMAGPEKKDRVISDKKKELVAYHEAGHALVGALMPDYDPVAKVSIIPRGQAGGLTFFTPSEERMESGLYSRSYLQNQMAVALGGRVAEEIVYGEEEVTTGASNDLQQVANVARQMITKFGMSDKIGPVALGQSQGGMFLGRDMSSTRDFSEDTAATIDVEVSELVDVAYKRATKVLSDNRTVLDEMAQMLIERETIDTEDIQDLLNRSEVKVANYI; encoded by the coding sequence GTGAACAAACGTTGGAGAAACGTAGGACTTTACGTTCTAGCTGTTATTACTGTAATTTTCATTGGTACCTCAGTTTTTGATAAACCTAATACTGAAAGTTCTACAAAGACCTTGAGATATAGTGATTTTATAGAGGCAGTTCAAGATAAAGAAATCAGTAGAGTCCTAATATCTCCAGATAATGCCACAGCTCAAGTTGTTGAAAATGATGGGAGCAGGTCTGAGGTCAATTTAGCCCCTGACAAAGATTTATTAAAAATACTGACTGAGAATAATGTAGATATAGCTGTAACTCCTACAAAATTAGCCAATCCATGGCAACAAGCTATAAGTAGCTTAATTTTTCCAGTACTTTTGATCGGAGGCCTATTTTTTCTTTTCAGAAGATCCCAAAGCGGTAATGCTGGAGGTGGTAACCCTGCCATGAGTTTTGGTAAAAGCAAAGCTAGATTGCAAATGGAACCATCTACACAAGTAACCTTTTCAGATGTTGCAGGTGTTGAAGGGGCAAAATTAGAACTTACAGAAGTTGTAGATTTTCTTAAGAGCCCAGATAGATTTACTGCAGTAGGAGCAAAAATTCCAAAAGGAGTTCTTCTTGTTGGCCCTCCTGGGACAGGAAAAACATTATTAGCAAAAGCAGTAGCTGGAGAAGCAGGTGTACCTTTTTTCTCAATATCTGGTTCAGAATTTGTAGAGATGTTTGTAGGAGTTGGAGCTAGCAGAGTTAGAGATCTTTTTGAACAAGCTAAAAAGAATGCTCCTTGTATTGTTTTTATTGACGAAATAGATGCAGTTGGAAGACAAAGGGGTGCTGGTATGGGCGGAGGAAATGATGAAAGAGAGCAAACATTAAATCAACTCCTAACTGAAATGGATGGTTTCGAAGGTAATTCAGGAATAATAATAGTTGCTGCCACCAACAGACCAGATGTCTTAGATTCAGCTTTAATGCGTCCTGGAAGATTCGATAGACAGGTAACAGTAGATAGACCAGATTATGCTGGAAGATTGCAGATATTAAATGTTCATGCGAAAGATAAAACTCTTTCAAAAGACGTAGATTTAGATAAAGTTGCTAGAAGAACACCAGGATTTACTGGTGCAGATTTAGCTAACCTCTTAAATGAAGCAGCAATATTAGCAGCTAGAAAAGATTTAGATAAAGTAAGTAACGATGAAGTCGGTGATGCCATTGAAAGAGTTATGGCTGGCCCAGAAAAGAAAGATAGAGTCATCAGTGATAAGAAAAAAGAATTAGTTGCTTATCACGAAGCTGGTCATGCACTCGTTGGAGCATTAATGCCTGATTATGATCCAGTAGCAAAAGTTTCAATTATTCCAAGAGGTCAAGCTGGAGGTCTAACCTTCTTTACTCCAAGTGAAGAAAGAATGGAATCTGGTCTTTACTCACGTTCTTACCTTCAAAATCAAATGGCTGTAGCTCTTGGTGGAAGAGTTGCTGAAGAAATTGTTTATGGAGAAGAAGAAGTAACAACTGGAGCTTCAAATGATTTACAACAAGTTGCTAATGTAGCAAGACAAATGATCACTAAATTCGGCATGAGTGACAAAATAGGTCCTGTCGCTCTAGGTCAATCTCAAGGTGGAATGTTTCTAGGAAGAGATATGAGCTCTACAAGAGATTTCTCTGAAGACACGGCCGCAACAATTGATGTAGAGGTTTCAGAACTTGTTGATGTTGCCTATAAGAGAGCTACAAAAGTTTTATCAGATAACAGAACAGTTCTAGACGAAATGGCTCAAATGCTAATTGAAAGAGAAACTATAGATACTGAAGATATCCAAGATTTGCTTAACCGCTCAGAAGTAAAAGTCGCAAACTATATTTAA
- the sat gene encoding sulfate adenylyltransferase, whose protein sequence is MELQQKTKTDNNGLIPPYGGELKNLIIKDKSLKNELISKATYEFECSERNACDVELLMVGAFSPLEGFMDANNYNSVIKNNRNTSGLLFGLPIVFDSNNEKVKTGETILLTYKKQKIAVLEVSSKWEPDKSLEAELCYGTNSLDHPAVKMIFNERGRFYIGGRVYGFELPTREFPCKTPEEVRSTLPPNHDVVAFQCRNPIHRAHYELFTNALLSENVSSKSVVLVHPTCGPTQQDDIPGKVRYLTYKELEEEISDERIKWAFLPYSMHMAGPREALQHMIIRRNYGCTHFIIGRDMAGCKSSSTGEDFYGPYDAQNFANKCADELMMQTVPSKNLVYTKEKGYITAEEAKELNYEIMKLSGTEFRKKLRNGEPIPEWFAFKSVVDVLRRS, encoded by the coding sequence ATGGAATTACAACAAAAAACTAAAACAGATAATAATGGACTAATACCGCCTTATGGAGGGGAACTAAAAAATTTAATTATCAAAGATAAAAGCCTTAAAAATGAACTTATTTCTAAAGCTACTTATGAGTTTGAATGTAGCGAGAGAAATGCATGCGATGTAGAACTTTTAATGGTTGGAGCTTTTTCTCCATTGGAAGGTTTTATGGATGCAAATAACTACAATTCGGTGATTAAGAATAATAGAAATACAAGCGGGTTGCTTTTTGGCTTGCCTATTGTATTTGATTCCAATAATGAAAAAGTAAAAACTGGAGAGACAATATTACTTACCTATAAAAAACAAAAAATAGCAGTTTTAGAAGTTAGCTCTAAATGGGAGCCTGACAAATCCTTAGAAGCTGAACTTTGTTATGGTACTAATTCTTTAGATCATCCTGCTGTTAAGATGATTTTTAACGAGAGAGGTAGATTTTATATAGGAGGAAGAGTTTATGGTTTCGAACTGCCAACTAGAGAATTCCCCTGCAAAACTCCAGAAGAAGTTAGATCTACACTGCCACCAAATCATGATGTAGTTGCATTTCAATGCAGAAATCCAATTCATAGAGCACATTATGAATTATTTACTAATGCCTTACTTTCAGAAAATGTCTCCTCTAAATCAGTTGTTTTAGTTCATCCAACTTGTGGACCAACTCAACAAGATGATATCCCGGGGAAAGTTAGATATTTGACATATAAAGAATTAGAAGAGGAAATATCTGATGAAAGAATAAAATGGGCTTTTTTACCTTATTCAATGCATATGGCGGGGCCAAGAGAAGCTTTGCAACATATGATAATCAGAAGAAATTATGGCTGCACCCACTTTATTATTGGTAGAGATATGGCTGGTTGTAAGTCTTCATCAACTGGTGAGGATTTTTATGGTCCATATGACGCCCAGAATTTTGCAAATAAGTGCGCAGATGAATTGATGATGCAAACTGTTCCTTCAAAAAATTTAGTTTATACGAAGGAAAAAGGATATATAACAGCTGAAGAAGCCAAAGAATTAAATTATGAAATTATGAAACTTAGTGGTACTGAATTTAGAAAGAAATTAAGGAATGGCGAACCAATTCCTGAATGGTTTGCATTCAAAAGTGTAGTAGATGTTCTAAGACGCTCTTAA
- a CDS encoding photosystem II manganese-stabilizing polypeptide, which translates to MRIRSFLAFVISLCITFAFVPVKTFAFSERGNAQFTDVVNTGKANDCPTLDSSLVGSISLGNGDSLKGICMHPTEVYVKVPGTKRKAAEFVSTKIISPRNNTTVTEVYGDIDSGTFTEKGGIDFQLITVLTPGGLEVPFAFSAKDLTADLPSSIEPGTEVSGSTFTPNYRTGDFLDPKARAKNTGVEYAQGLVALGGDDEELAKENIKVDVNGTGVITLSINNVDSDTDEFAGTFEAIQPSDTDMGSKDPLDVKIIGELYGRKA; encoded by the coding sequence ATGAGAATTCGTTCTTTCTTAGCTTTTGTTATTTCACTTTGTATAACTTTTGCTTTCGTACCTGTTAAAACATTTGCTTTTTCTGAAAGAGGAAATGCACAATTCACAGATGTTGTTAACACGGGAAAAGCTAATGATTGTCCTACATTAGACTCATCTCTTGTCGGATCAATATCTCTAGGAAATGGAGATAGCCTTAAAGGAATATGCATGCATCCAACAGAAGTTTATGTAAAAGTGCCAGGAACAAAACGAAAAGCTGCAGAATTTGTTTCTACAAAAATTATTAGTCCTAGAAATAACACCACAGTGACAGAAGTTTATGGAGATATAGATTCAGGAACTTTCACTGAAAAAGGTGGTATTGATTTTCAACTTATTACTGTATTAACTCCTGGTGGTTTAGAGGTGCCATTTGCATTCTCAGCAAAAGATCTTACAGCTGATTTACCTTCATCAATTGAGCCTGGCACTGAGGTTAGTGGTTCAACGTTTACACCTAACTATAGAACTGGTGACTTTCTAGATCCTAAGGCAAGAGCAAAAAACACTGGTGTTGAATATGCTCAAGGTTTAGTTGCATTAGGAGGCGATGACGAAGAACTTGCAAAAGAAAATATTAAAGTTGATGTAAACGGTACTGGCGTTATTACTCTTTCAATCAACAATGTAGATTCAGACACAGACGAATTTGCTGGTACTTTTGAAGCAATTCAACCTTCAGATACAGATATGGGTTCAAAGGATCCACTGGATGTAAAAATAATTGGGGAGCTTTACGGAAGAAAAGCATAA
- the coaBC gene encoding bifunctional phosphopantothenoylcysteine decarboxylase/phosphopantothenate--cysteine ligase CoaBC, with product MKTKSKDSKIKVLLLITGSIAAVRIPLLVSQLAKENYEIKCVLSKNAEKLIKPLSLSILSRNPCILENDQWSDCQSTPLHIELSNWADILIIAPLTATTLAKWVTGNAEGLIPSILIANIKPIIVAPAMNTQMWLNKAVQKNYENLQNYENVLSLQPSEGLLACDALGIGKIPPNDLIQLALEFIASHKQNEYRKDLLNKEILITGGCTSEKIDAARHITNKSSGAMGLLLSQVARFRGAQVKYVHGPLKIDKNLTDGIKRYEIETSVDLIRTLNNEISNCDYFFMNAAVSDFKITSDTSAKIPKNQINAHLNKNFELVPDILKTISKSKKDNQVFVGFCAFTGSIEEARMTIKKKIIQKGCDYLFANPIDLEGQGFGFLAQNEGWLFDTNNMEHYINKTSKIDLANKLITQIISLKK from the coding sequence ATGAAAACTAAAAGTAAGGACTCAAAAATAAAGGTTCTTTTATTAATAACTGGAAGTATTGCAGCTGTAAGAATTCCATTATTAGTTAGCCAATTAGCGAAAGAAAATTATGAAATAAAATGCGTTTTATCAAAAAATGCAGAAAAATTAATAAAGCCGCTTTCTCTTTCTATTTTAAGTAGAAACCCGTGCATTTTAGAAAATGATCAATGGTCTGATTGTCAATCAACACCTCTTCACATAGAACTAAGTAATTGGGCTGATATTTTAATCATCGCCCCTTTAACAGCCACAACATTAGCAAAATGGGTAACTGGAAATGCAGAGGGATTGATCCCAAGCATATTAATAGCAAATATTAAGCCCATTATTGTTGCACCAGCAATGAATACACAAATGTGGCTAAATAAAGCTGTCCAAAAAAATTATGAGAATTTACAGAATTATGAAAATGTTTTGTCTTTGCAACCAAGTGAAGGCCTCTTGGCATGTGATGCTCTTGGCATCGGTAAGATACCTCCAAATGATCTAATCCAATTAGCTCTTGAATTTATAGCTTCACATAAGCAAAATGAATATCGCAAAGATTTACTTAATAAAGAAATTTTAATAACTGGAGGGTGTACCTCAGAGAAAATTGACGCGGCAAGACATATTACTAACAAAAGTTCTGGAGCTATGGGCCTACTTCTCTCTCAAGTAGCGAGGTTCAGGGGAGCACAAGTAAAATATGTTCATGGTCCTCTTAAAATCGATAAGAATCTTACTGATGGAATAAAAAGATATGAAATTGAAACTAGTGTTGATTTAATTAGGACACTTAATAATGAAATATCAAATTGCGATTATTTTTTCATGAATGCAGCAGTATCTGATTTCAAAATAACCTCTGATACTTCAGCTAAAATTCCAAAAAATCAAATTAATGCTCATTTGAATAAAAACTTTGAACTAGTCCCAGATATTTTAAAAACAATTAGTAAATCAAAAAAAGATAACCAAGTTTTTGTAGGCTTTTGTGCTTTTACAGGATCTATAGAAGAAGCACGAATGACAATTAAAAAAAAGATTATCCAAAAGGGTTGTGATTATCTATTCGCAAATCCAATTGATCTTGAAGGCCAAGGATTTGGCTTTTTAGCACAAAATGAAGGTTGGTTATTCGATACTAATAATATGGAGCACTACATTAACAAAACATCAAAAATTGATTTAGCAAATAAATTAATAACCCAAATTATTTCATTAAAAAAATAA
- the isiD gene encoding protein IsiD: MKFISENKISEELVNSFDEEMTLELAKRLEEDDYNTPFDGLKDWHLLRALAINRPELTTNYTHLLDQEPFDEN; encoded by the coding sequence ATGAAATTCATTTCTGAAAATAAAATAAGTGAGGAACTAGTAAATTCTTTTGATGAAGAAATGACCCTTGAGCTCGCTAAAAGGCTAGAGGAAGATGATTATAATACTCCATTTGATGGTTTAAAAGACTGGCACTTACTAAGAGCTCTTGCAATCAATAGGCCTGAATTAACGACTAATTATACCCATCTCCTCGATCAGGAACCTTTCGATGAAAACTAA
- a CDS encoding DUF565 domain-containing protein — protein sequence MVVKPQKTKFQLNIVENIQTLSIWASNPWRRYSISLITLLIGYFFGSSLGMVSAVVELMDPVAAFLSVVFIEFLIVLRRNFRFEKKKKFLVLLLDSLRLGLFYGFFTESLKLL from the coding sequence ATGGTTGTTAAACCTCAAAAGACAAAATTTCAGCTAAACATTGTGGAAAATATTCAGACATTAAGTATTTGGGCTAGTAATCCATGGAGAAGATATTCAATTTCATTGATTACACTTTTAATAGGCTACTTTTTTGGAAGTTCTCTTGGTATGGTAAGTGCCGTTGTGGAACTCATGGATCCTGTAGCAGCTTTTTTATCAGTAGTTTTTATTGAGTTTTTAATAGTTCTAAGAAGAAATTTTAGATTTGAAAAGAAAAAGAAATTTTTAGTACTTTTATTAGATTCTTTAAGATTGGGATTATTTTATGGTTTCTTTACTGAAAGTCTTAAGTTGCTATAA
- a CDS encoding aspartate carbamoyltransferase catalytic subunit, which yields MQIWPHKHIHTLANFSIKDYESVFELANRFDALKNAGTKKIPALQGTLVTSLFFEASTRTKNSFELAAKRLSADVQTFAPSSSSLTKGETIIDTAITYSAMGADTLVIRHSSSYITFEIAKKLDAINSKTSVLNAGDGLHSHPSQGLLDIYTLIKFFSPQTLNPEVLNSKKILIIGDVNHSRVARSNLWALSAFGADIILCGPKALIPDEFINFLKTPAPNQTEDPVKSRGSITISRSLEESIKTADAIIVLRLQKERMMENLLSSIDSYSLDYGLTPEKLSLNNKEIPILHPGPINRDIEISSKVVDRYPNCLINNQVANGIPIRMALLYLLQKHNK from the coding sequence ATGCAAATTTGGCCTCATAAACATATACACACACTAGCTAATTTTTCAATTAAAGATTATGAGTCAGTATTTGAATTAGCTAATAGATTTGATGCACTAAAGAATGCAGGAACAAAAAAGATACCGGCTTTACAAGGGACTTTGGTAACTTCTTTATTTTTTGAAGCAAGTACAAGAACAAAAAATAGTTTTGAGCTTGCAGCAAAAAGACTTTCTGCTGATGTCCAAACGTTTGCGCCATCCTCCAGCTCTTTAACAAAAGGCGAAACAATAATTGATACCGCTATAACTTATTCAGCTATGGGGGCGGATACATTAGTTATCAGACATTCATCAAGTTACATAACCTTTGAAATCGCAAAAAAACTTGATGCAATAAATTCCAAGACATCGGTTCTTAATGCGGGAGATGGATTACATAGTCACCCCAGCCAAGGATTGCTTGACATCTATACATTGATAAAATTCTTTTCCCCACAAACATTGAATCCAGAGGTTTTAAATTCCAAAAAAATTTTAATAATTGGAGACGTAAATCATTCAAGGGTTGCGAGGTCAAATCTTTGGGCTTTAAGTGCATTCGGCGCGGATATAATCTTATGTGGTCCTAAGGCATTAATACCTGATGAATTTATCAATTTTTTAAAAACCCCCGCGCCAAATCAAACAGAAGATCCTGTTAAATCAAGAGGTTCCATAACAATTTCTAGATCATTGGAAGAATCAATAAAAACTGCAGATGCGATTATTGTTTTAAGACTCCAGAAAGAGAGAATGATGGAAAATTTACTAAGTAGCATTGATTCATATAGTTTGGATTATGGCTTAACCCCAGAGAAATTATCTTTAAATAATAAAGAAATTCCAATTCTACATCCTGGTCCCATTAACAGAGATATTGAAATAAGCAGCAAAGTGGTAGATCGATATCCTAATTGCTTAATAAATAATCAAGTTGCAAATGGAATCCCCATAAGAATGGCTTTGCTTTATCTATTACAAAAACACAACAAGTAA
- a CDS encoding DNA-3-methyladenine glycosylase — translation MEELFPKNFFYRHSKLVAPDLIGCYLIKKNNEIDQVKGIIVETEAYSQEEEACHGYRKMTESNKSLFGKPGTFYIYKSYGIHHCLNIVTDRENFASGVLIRSVFISNKNERLASGPGLVTKTFSVDISFNSLEVLDNKSLWISPRDSTLEEKDLIQTTRIGISKAKNIKWRWYLKNSRSVSKRLKGDRTPKFL, via the coding sequence ATAGAAGAATTATTTCCAAAAAATTTTTTTTATCGGCACTCTAAACTTGTTGCTCCTGATTTAATAGGCTGTTACCTCATAAAAAAAAATAATGAGATAGATCAAGTTAAAGGGATAATTGTTGAAACTGAAGCTTATTCACAGGAAGAAGAGGCCTGTCATGGCTACCGCAAAATGACTGAATCAAACAAATCATTATTTGGTAAACCTGGCACATTTTATATTTACAAATCTTATGGCATTCATCATTGTTTAAATATAGTTACTGATAGAGAAAATTTTGCAAGTGGTGTTTTGATAAGATCAGTTTTTATATCTAACAAGAATGAAAGATTAGCTTCTGGACCTGGCCTAGTAACTAAAACATTCAGTGTAGACATTTCATTTAACTCACTTGAAGTTCTTGATAACAAATCTTTATGGATTTCTCCACGAGACTCCACTCTAGAAGAAAAAGATCTTATTCAAACAACGAGAATTGGCATATCAAAGGCAAAAAATATAAAATGGCGTTGGTATCTCAAAAATAGTAGGAGTGTAAGTAAAAGATTAAAAGGTGACAGAACACCTAAATTTCTATAA
- the gatC gene encoding Asp-tRNA(Asn)/Glu-tRNA(Gln) amidotransferase subunit GatC — protein MTKITKEEVNKVAHLARLELNENEINNHAEQLEKILDYIRQLEKIDTDDVPCTTRAIEVVNVFRKDEKKNSDCNEELLELGPSREDKYFKVPKILNE, from the coding sequence ATGACAAAAATAACTAAAGAGGAAGTAAATAAAGTTGCTCATTTAGCGAGATTAGAACTTAACGAGAATGAAATTAATAATCATGCAGAACAATTAGAAAAGATATTGGATTATATAAGACAACTTGAAAAAATTGATACTGATGATGTGCCCTGTACAACTAGAGCTATAGAGGTTGTAAATGTATTTAGAAAAGACGAAAAGAAAAATTCTGATTGCAATGAAGAACTTTTAGAATTGGGTCCATCGAGAGAAGATAAATATTTTAAAGTACCAAAAATCCTTAATGAATGA